From a single Micromonospora sp. WMMD1102 genomic region:
- a CDS encoding M28 family metallopeptidase → MGRTSNRWSRGLLATTLVTALAVTAAPAPAQASSGSALGSLGSWVLRKAVTAKGVHQHLKELQKIADRNNGNRASGAPGYDRSVDYAEKVFRKAGYRVWRQSFDFQTFLINNPSELERVSAPAGDLPHRIMSFSGSADVTAPASVPTGDAQGCNPGDYGPANVGTIVVVSRGSCPFGQKASTAAAAGASAAVIYNNVAGDLSGTLGNAYTLDFAAVGVSQALGQELVGQVAAGLTLRVFTDTFRGQATTENIFAESRWGDPGNVVMAGAHLDSVPEGPGINDNGSGSAALLEIAEQLRWFPTKNKVRFALWGAEEVNLVGSTYYIANLPQAERDRIALYLNFDMVGSPNYVRFVYDGDNSAFPPGTGSAAGPPGSGAIEKLFHDYFRSQRLGSAETPFSGRSDYGPFIADGVGIPSGGLFTGAEGVKTAEEARVYGGTAGESYDPCYHQACDDIDNISMKAIDEMSDAVAHAIITYAYDTRSLGTPLTGPTRGTTAPAGGGGGLHDDHHEDEI, encoded by the coding sequence GTGGGTCGCACCAGCAATCGGTGGAGCCGTGGCCTGCTGGCCACCACACTCGTCACGGCACTCGCGGTGACGGCGGCACCAGCGCCGGCACAGGCGAGTTCCGGCTCCGCCCTCGGCAGCCTCGGCTCCTGGGTGCTGCGCAAGGCGGTCACCGCCAAGGGCGTACACCAGCATCTCAAAGAGTTGCAGAAGATCGCGGACCGCAACAACGGCAACCGCGCCTCCGGCGCGCCCGGATACGACAGGTCGGTCGACTACGCGGAGAAGGTGTTCCGGAAGGCCGGATACCGGGTCTGGCGGCAGTCGTTCGACTTCCAGACCTTCCTGATCAACAATCCGTCCGAACTGGAACGGGTCTCGGCACCCGCCGGTGACCTGCCACACCGGATCATGAGCTTCTCGGGCAGCGCCGACGTGACCGCCCCGGCCAGCGTGCCGACCGGCGACGCGCAGGGCTGCAACCCGGGCGACTACGGCCCGGCGAACGTCGGCACCATCGTCGTGGTCAGCCGGGGCAGCTGCCCGTTCGGCCAGAAGGCCAGTACGGCGGCGGCGGCCGGCGCCTCGGCGGCGGTCATCTACAACAACGTCGCGGGTGACCTCTCCGGGACCCTCGGCAACGCGTACACCCTGGACTTCGCCGCCGTCGGCGTCTCGCAGGCGCTCGGTCAGGAACTGGTCGGTCAGGTCGCCGCCGGCCTGACCCTGCGGGTCTTCACCGACACCTTCCGGGGTCAGGCGACCACCGAGAACATCTTCGCCGAGTCCCGCTGGGGCGACCCGGGGAACGTGGTGATGGCCGGTGCGCACCTCGACTCCGTGCCGGAGGGGCCGGGCATCAACGACAACGGCAGCGGCAGTGCCGCGCTGCTGGAGATCGCCGAGCAGCTGCGCTGGTTCCCCACGAAGAACAAGGTCCGGTTCGCGCTCTGGGGGGCCGAAGAGGTCAACCTGGTCGGCTCGACCTACTACATCGCCAACCTGCCGCAGGCCGAGCGGGACAGGATCGCCCTCTACCTGAACTTCGACATGGTCGGCTCGCCGAACTACGTCCGGTTCGTCTACGACGGCGACAACTCTGCCTTCCCGCCCGGCACCGGCTCGGCGGCCGGCCCGCCCGGCTCGGGAGCGATCGAGAAGCTGTTCCACGACTACTTCCGGTCGCAGCGGCTGGGCTCGGCCGAGACGCCGTTCTCCGGACGCAGTGACTACGGACCGTTCATCGCCGACGGGGTGGGCATCCCGTCCGGCGGCCTCTTCACCGGGGCCGAGGGGGTCAAGACGGCCGAGGAGGCCCGGGTCTACGGCGGCACCGCCGGCGAGTCCTACGACCCCTGCTACCACCAGGCGTGCGACGACATCGACAACATCAGCATGAAGGCGATCGACGAGATGTCCGACGCGGTCGCGCACGCGATCATCACGTACGCCTACGACACCCGCAGCCTCGGCACCCCGCTTACC